Proteins co-encoded in one Myxosarcina sp. GI1 genomic window:
- the brxC gene encoding BREX system P-loop protein BrxC yields the protein MLPLNSQDVAEVIQKRLLLKNQAGSSELSKLYDQQSNNFKTLFDFSDGSRTYGNFQDCDHFVRCYPFVPYQFALFQSAIQNLSVHNAFEGKHSSVGERSMLGVFQEVAIKIQDYRIGQLATFDLMFEGISSALKSSIQKSILRAERDLEDKFALKLLKALFLVKYVKEFKPTPRNLCVLMLDDFARDLVQLRKQVEAGLSLLERETYIQRAGELYEYLTDEEKDIEEEIKNTEVEPTVVNEELAKLIFDHTLKQKKIRSESNGRDYPFSRKMDDRLYGSQQELTIHVVTPFSDHAESEETLIMQSMGHSDELLVILPADERLMRDLPMYKRTEKYIKQNISITQKEAVKRILAAKNAHNNQRYSELQQRIETLLGKAKLIINGNDIDVSSENAQISIVKGFQQLITKTYPHLQMLRGANYREQDLEAVLDRSTGLFATALSDAETEVLSKIQTNKNTGVRTTVKKLLETFECKPYGWGYAAILCTVGSLLARGKLELRADGNILEGDKLLKSLQNSKEHSNLILDPQLDFNPSQVRALKDFYEEFFDEPPASGEAKEVAQATGEAMGRSLAELESLSSETGHYPFQERLDRAIAILQEVSGKPYEWYLTELSDREDELLDLKEDILDPISKFMEVKGSQREIFDRAYSYLKEQEANFAYIDGDEVEQIRTILENEQCFKGGLMQQAKTLLETLQQKVSAQIEREIRAAKQKIDELKNGLVNHSDYGALSSEQQAEAIQPFTSLTEKLKTQNTIAVIRETLRSFEENDYIKLLAQIHSWTRKDPDIDPEVEYVSIQNVLDNLDKTILSEPSDVDSYLEKLGEVLRREIKNGKRISI from the coding sequence TTGCTCCCGCTTAACAGTCAAGACGTTGCCGAAGTCATTCAGAAACGGTTGCTTTTAAAGAATCAAGCAGGTTCGAGCGAACTTTCTAAACTCTACGACCAGCAATCGAATAACTTCAAAACTCTGTTTGACTTTAGCGATGGTTCAAGAACCTATGGTAATTTTCAAGACTGCGACCATTTTGTTCGGTGCTATCCCTTCGTTCCCTACCAATTCGCTCTTTTTCAATCGGCGATTCAAAATCTATCGGTACACAATGCCTTTGAGGGTAAACACAGTTCGGTAGGAGAACGCTCGATGCTGGGGGTGTTCCAAGAAGTTGCCATTAAAATCCAAGACTATAGAATAGGTCAACTTGCCACCTTCGATCTCATGTTTGAGGGAATTAGTTCGGCACTCAAATCGAGTATTCAAAAATCTATTTTGCGGGCAGAACGGGATTTGGAAGATAAATTTGCCCTTAAATTGCTTAAAGCACTATTTTTAGTGAAGTACGTCAAGGAATTTAAACCAACTCCGCGCAATCTTTGCGTATTGATGCTAGATGATTTTGCCAGGGACCTAGTACAGCTACGCAAACAAGTCGAAGCAGGATTGAGTCTTTTAGAACGAGAAACCTACATTCAAAGGGCGGGAGAGCTATATGAATATCTTACCGACGAAGAAAAGGATATCGAGGAGGAGATTAAGAATACGGAAGTAGAGCCAACGGTTGTCAATGAAGAATTAGCCAAACTCATTTTTGACCATACCCTTAAGCAGAAAAAGATCCGCTCCGAGTCTAATGGTCGAGACTACCCTTTTTCTAGAAAAATGGACGATCGCCTGTACGGCAGTCAGCAAGAACTTACCATACACGTTGTTACTCCTTTTAGCGACCATGCAGAGAGCGAAGAAACCTTAATAATGCAGAGTATGGGGCATAGTGATGAACTTTTGGTTATTTTGCCAGCCGACGAAAGGCTTATGCGAGATTTGCCCATGTACAAGCGTACAGAAAAATATATTAAGCAAAACATATCCATTACGCAAAAAGAAGCAGTAAAGAGAATACTTGCAGCCAAGAATGCTCATAATAATCAACGATATAGCGAGTTACAACAGCGTATCGAAACACTATTAGGAAAAGCCAAATTAATTATTAATGGAAATGATATTGATGTGAGTAGTGAGAATGCCCAAATTTCTATTGTTAAAGGATTTCAGCAGCTAATTACTAAAACATATCCCCATCTACAAATGCTGCGAGGCGCGAACTATCGCGAACAAGATTTAGAAGCAGTATTAGATCGATCTACTGGGTTGTTTGCAACCGCTCTTTCGGATGCCGAAACTGAGGTACTGAGCAAGATTCAAACTAACAAAAATACTGGTGTTAGAACGACCGTCAAAAAACTTTTAGAGACTTTTGAGTGTAAACCCTATGGTTGGGGATATGCTGCTATTCTCTGCACGGTGGGCAGTCTATTGGCGCGAGGCAAACTGGAACTTCGTGCGGATGGAAATATTCTTGAGGGGGATAAATTACTTAAATCTCTGCAAAATTCAAAAGAACATAGCAACCTCATTCTCGACCCACAGCTTGATTTTAATCCCTCCCAGGTTCGCGCACTGAAAGATTTTTATGAGGAATTCTTTGATGAACCCCCTGCTTCAGGAGAGGCGAAAGAAGTGGCTCAAGCAACGGGAGAAGCTATGGGGCGATCGCTCGCCGAACTAGAGAGTCTTTCTTCTGAAACAGGACATTATCCTTTTCAAGAAAGATTAGACAGAGCGATCGCGATTTTGCAGGAGGTTAGTGGTAAACCCTACGAGTGGTATCTCACCGAACTATCAGATCGAGAAGATGAACTTCTAGACCTCAAGGAAGATATTCTCGACCCGATTAGCAAATTTATGGAAGTGAAAGGGTCGCAAAGAGAGATATTCGATCGCGCCTACAGCTATTTAAAAGAACAAGAAGCCAATTTTGCCTACATCGACGGGGATGAAGTAGAGCAAATCAGAACGATTTTAGAAAACGAACAGTGTTTTAAAGGCGGTCTGATGCAGCAGGCAAAGACACTGCTAGAAACTCTGCAACAAAAGGTGTCGGCGCAAATAGAACGAGAGATTCGTGCAGCCAAACAAAAAATCGACGAGTTAAAAAATGGACTCGTAAACCATTCAGATTATGGCGCACTTTCATCAGAGCAACAGGCTGAAGCTATACAACCCTTCACTAGCCTGACCGAAAAACTAAAAACCCAGAATACCATCGCCGTCATTCGCGAAACTTTACGAAGCTTTGAAGAAAACGATTACATCAAATTACTGGCTCAAATTCATAGTTGGACTCGTAAAGACCCAGATATAGATCCAGAAGTTGAGTATGTTTCTATTCAAAATGTTCTAGATAATTTGGACAAAACTATTCTCAGCGAGCCATCGGACGTGGATTCTTACCTAGAAAAATTAGGCGAGGTTTTACGGCGAGAGATTAAAAACGGCAAAAGAATCAGCATTTAA
- a CDS encoding DUF1788 domain-containing protein, which produces MLKDLATEPLKRRFRHLETVISSDRFLKKQGLGNEVPFFICPYKPQESIEMERLRKSLCNKLAKQGVSVLEINLYDLSIELLQQRGIWEKVFDREKAVSKDQLKELLQGVLDPEKYLIPAIADKMSNAEFQVMFLCGVGEVFPYIRSHNILNNLQSTAKERPTVLFFPGDYRYSLESGASLDLFERLRDDKYYRAFNIFHYEV; this is translated from the coding sequence TTGTTAAAAGATTTAGCTACAGAACCATTAAAAAGACGTTTTAGGCATCTTGAAACAGTAATTTCTAGCGATCGCTTTTTAAAAAAACAGGGTTTGGGTAACGAAGTACCATTTTTTATCTGTCCTTACAAACCTCAAGAATCTATTGAAATGGAACGATTGAGAAAATCGCTTTGCAATAAATTGGCAAAGCAAGGAGTGTCCGTACTGGAAATAAACCTCTACGATCTTTCGATTGAGTTATTACAACAACGAGGAATCTGGGAAAAAGTTTTCGATCGAGAAAAAGCGGTATCGAAAGACCAGTTAAAAGAGCTGTTGCAGGGGGTTCTCGATCCCGAAAAATATCTAATTCCTGCCATTGCCGACAAAATGTCGAACGCAGAATTTCAAGTAATGTTCCTTTGTGGTGTAGGTGAGGTATTTCCTTATATTCGTTCTCACAATATTTTAAACAATTTACAGAGTACTGCTAAAGAACGACCAACGGTGTTGTTTTTTCCTGGTGATTATAGGTATTCACTAGAATCTGGTGCTTCACTCGATCTGTTTGAAAGGCTGCGCGATGACAAATACTATCGGGCGTTCAACATCTTTCACTACGAAGTATAA
- a CDS encoding DUF1819 family protein produces MIKVKTTPTKKYAFSFVIGGLLYQESVRFAALFVELGNWKRARELAVEQNLLQTRTAKTSERLCREICSRLKTLNEKELKLLVDGTVRDRGYILWLAVCRRYKFIRDFAVEILREKFLNLETELDRKDFEVFFARKAEWHDELEALKPMTKAKGRRTLFKMLREADLLSPENRIYPAMPSASLINAVFQERHKEALFFPLLKSQLEVGNC; encoded by the coding sequence ATGATAAAAGTAAAAACTACGCCCACTAAAAAATATGCTTTCTCATTCGTAATTGGAGGTCTGCTGTATCAAGAGTCGGTTAGATTCGCTGCTCTTTTTGTAGAGTTGGGTAATTGGAAGAGAGCGCGAGAGCTAGCTGTCGAACAAAACCTGCTTCAAACTAGAACGGCAAAAACTTCTGAAAGGCTTTGTCGGGAAATTTGTTCTCGATTGAAGACTCTTAATGAGAAAGAATTAAAATTGCTCGTGGATGGGACAGTAAGAGATAGAGGTTATATTCTTTGGCTGGCGGTGTGCCGACGCTACAAATTTATTCGCGACTTTGCCGTTGAGATCTTAAGAGAAAAATTTTTAAATTTGGAAACAGAACTCGATCGCAAAGACTTTGAAGTCTTTTTCGCTCGGAAAGCTGAGTGGCACGATGAGTTAGAGGCTCTCAAGCCAATGACTAAAGCTAAAGGACGGCGAACACTTTTTAAGATGTTGCGAGAAGCCGATCTTTTAAGCCCTGAAAACAGAATTTATCCAGCTATGCCAAGTGCCTCTTTAATAAATGCGGTTTTTCAGGAAAGGCATAAGGAAGCTTTGTTTTTTCCATTATTGAAATCTCAGCTTGAGGTAGGCAATTGTTAA